The Longimicrobiaceae bacterium genome window below encodes:
- a CDS encoding NAD(P)/FAD-dependent oxidoreductase, protein MSDAQISDVTIIGGGPTGLFAAFYAGLRGVSCRIVDALPQLGGQLMALYPEKYIFDVGGLPRILAKDLAKNMIEQGTQFGPEVLLETEVQTLAREDGLIRLGTPRGELLSRTVVITAGKGALNPRVLECPGWEELYEARSGVHTHVHQPEEFRGRRVLLVGGGDSAVDWALGLQGIATEITLIHRRDEFRAHSASVREMRALAEAGKLNILTPYEVRILEGEDGCVRRAVIYDNTTNEDVSLDVEAVVALLGFKPDLGPVGTWGLELEKNSIKVSQLMETNIEGVYAAGDVTHYPGKLELIATGYGEAAIAVNNAVHYVNPKARVNPGHSTNLKVFKQEEGE, encoded by the coding sequence GTGAGCGACGCCCAGATCAGCGACGTGACCATCATCGGCGGGGGCCCCACGGGGCTCTTCGCCGCCTTCTACGCCGGGCTGCGCGGCGTCTCCTGCCGCATCGTGGACGCCCTGCCGCAGCTCGGCGGGCAGCTCATGGCGCTCTATCCGGAGAAGTACATCTTCGACGTGGGCGGCCTCCCGCGGATCCTCGCCAAGGACCTGGCGAAGAACATGATCGAGCAGGGGACGCAGTTCGGCCCTGAGGTGCTGCTGGAGACGGAGGTGCAGACGCTCGCGCGCGAGGACGGGCTGATCCGCCTGGGCACGCCTCGGGGCGAGCTGCTGAGCCGCACCGTAGTCATCACCGCCGGGAAGGGCGCCCTCAACCCGCGCGTGCTGGAGTGTCCTGGGTGGGAGGAGCTGTACGAGGCGCGCTCGGGCGTCCACACGCACGTGCACCAGCCCGAGGAGTTCCGCGGCCGGCGCGTGCTCCTGGTGGGCGGCGGCGACTCCGCTGTGGACTGGGCGCTGGGCCTGCAGGGGATCGCCACAGAGATCACGCTGATCCACCGGCGCGACGAGTTCCGGGCCCACAGCGCCAGCGTGCGCGAGATGCGTGCACTGGCGGAGGCGGGAAAGCTCAACATCCTGACCCCGTACGAGGTCCGCATCCTGGAGGGAGAGGACGGCTGCGTCCGCCGGGCGGTGATCTACGACAACACCACCAACGAGGACGTGTCTCTGGACGTGGAGGCGGTGGTCGCGCTCCTCGGCTTCAAGCCGGACCTGGGCCCGGTGGGGACGTGGGGGCTGGAGCTGGAGAAGAACAGCATCAAGGTCTCCCAGCTCATGGAGACCAACATCGAGGGCGTGTACGCCGCCGGGGACGTGACCCACTACCCGGGGAAGCTGGAGCTGATCGCCACCGGCTACGGCGAAGCCGCCATCGCGGTGAACAACGCGGTGCACTACGTCAACCCCAAGGCGCGCGTGAACCCCGGCCACTCCACCAACCTCAAGGTCTTCAAGCAGGAGGAGGGGGAGTAA
- a CDS encoding type IV pilin protein has protein sequence MRNLRSTKGFTLIELMIVVVIIGILAAIAIPKFSNVSRSAKQSEAESVLKQIHSLQESYFQKNDTYTLVLGNNPAAPNFLTGWQDPQAKYFTFAVTAANTTSYCATATPNAAGIAAGVVAMSIRVANVAAPAATDGRPTDGACGAAA, from the coding sequence ATGCGGAACCTGCGTAGCACCAAGGGCTTCACCCTCATCGAGCTCATGATCGTGGTCGTGATCATCGGCATCCTCGCCGCGATCGCGATTCCGAAGTTCAGCAACGTCTCGAGGAGCGCGAAGCAGTCCGAGGCGGAGTCGGTCCTGAAGCAGATCCACTCGCTCCAGGAGTCGTACTTCCAGAAGAACGACACCTACACCCTCGTCCTCGGCAACAACCCGGCCGCCCCCAACTTCCTGACCGGTTGGCAGGACCCGCAGGCGAAGTACTTCACCTTCGCGGTCACCGCGGCCAACACGACGAGCTACTGCGCCACCGCGACGCCGAACGCCGCCGGGATCGCCGCCGGCGTGGTGGCGATGAGCATCCGGGTCGCCAACGTTGCGGCTCCCGCCGCGACCGACGGCCGTCCGACCGACGGTGCATGTGGCGCCGCTGCCTAA